A window of the Kosakonia sp. BYX6 genome harbors these coding sequences:
- a CDS encoding GNAT family N-acetyltransferase: MKIVPLYDAPHFAEQVIDWLWQAFGDSLPREFFASIIEHSQTPGQLPLTFVLVDDEQLLGTVGLWRCDLISRQDLFPWLAALYVKESARGQGLAGQLQDHVKVQAKAMGFEQLHLYSACRDFYERFGWHYIGDALDYPNTTVHVYRIAL, encoded by the coding sequence GTGAAAATTGTTCCCTTATATGACGCGCCGCACTTCGCAGAACAGGTGATAGATTGGCTATGGCAGGCGTTTGGCGATTCCCTGCCGCGCGAGTTTTTCGCCAGCATTATCGAACACAGCCAGACGCCAGGGCAGTTGCCGCTGACCTTTGTGTTGGTGGATGATGAACAGTTGCTGGGAACCGTCGGTTTGTGGCGCTGCGATTTGATCAGCCGCCAGGATCTGTTCCCGTGGCTGGCAGCGCTGTATGTGAAAGAGAGTGCGCGCGGGCAGGGGCTCGCAGGGCAGTTACAAGACCATGTCAAAGTGCAGGCGAAAGCGATGGGCTTCGAGCAGTTGCACCTTTATTCCGCCTGCCGCGATTTTTACGAGCGCTTTGGTTGGCACTATATTGGCGACGCGCTCGATTACCCGAATACGACCGTGCATGTGTATCGCATCGCATTGTGA
- a CDS encoding GntR family transcriptional regulator translates to MEKAVVPPEKKQYQEIGEDLREQIIQGHYPVGSRLPPERNIAEKYGVSRTIVREALLMLELQGTVDIRQGSGVYVMRIPQEHENEEERFLSSDVGPFEILQARQLLESNIAAFAAKMATRADIDNLRRILEQEQRAIAMNDTSQDNSKMFHLVLAGASQNQMLLATVESIWHHMDSSPLWQQFNVHIASRPYRLKWLGDRQTLLAALRRRDVMGAWQAMWQHLENVKKSLLELSDEDAPDFDGYLFESVPIFQGKLM, encoded by the coding sequence GTGGAGAAGGCCGTCGTCCCGCCGGAAAAAAAACAGTACCAGGAGATTGGCGAAGATTTACGCGAGCAGATAATCCAGGGGCATTACCCCGTGGGTTCACGTTTGCCGCCCGAGCGCAATATCGCCGAAAAATACGGTGTCAGCCGTACCATCGTTCGCGAAGCGTTACTGATGCTGGAACTGCAAGGCACGGTGGATATCCGCCAGGGTTCCGGCGTTTACGTGATGCGCATTCCTCAGGAGCATGAAAACGAAGAGGAGCGCTTTCTCAGCAGCGATGTTGGCCCGTTTGAAATTTTGCAGGCGCGCCAGTTGCTGGAAAGCAACATCGCCGCCTTCGCCGCTAAAATGGCGACCCGCGCGGATATCGATAATCTGCGGCGCATTCTGGAGCAGGAACAGCGTGCGATTGCCATGAATGACACTTCGCAGGACAACAGCAAAATGTTCCACCTTGTGCTGGCGGGCGCCTCGCAAAACCAGATGCTGCTGGCGACGGTGGAAAGCATTTGGCACCACATGGACAGCAGCCCGTTGTGGCAGCAATTTAATGTGCACATCGCCAGCCGCCCGTATCGTCTGAAATGGCTGGGTGATCGGCAAACCTTGCTGGCGGCGCTGCGCCGCCGCGATGTGATGGGGGCCTGGCAGGCGATGTGGCAACACCTGGAAAACGTAAAAAAGAGTCTGCTGGAGCTGTCGGACGAAGACGCGCCGGATTTTGACGGTTATCTGTTTGAATCGGTGCCGATTTTTCAGGGGAAATTGATGTGA
- the galR gene encoding HTH-type transcriptional regulator GalR, giving the protein MATIKDVARLAGVSVATVSRVINNSPKASVSSRQAVQSAMDSLNYHPNANARALAQQSTETVGLVVGDVSDPFFGAMVKAVEQVASATGNFLLIGNGYHNEEKERKAIEQLMRHRCAALVVHAKIIPDEDLTSLMQQMPGMVLINRILPGFEQRCVALDDRYGAWLATRHLIQQGHTRIGYLCSNHAISDADDRLQGYYDALKENGLPCNDRLVTFAEPDESGGEQAMTELLGRGRNFTAVACYNDSMAAGAMGVLNDNGIDVPREISLIGFDDVLVSRYVRPRLTTVRYPIVTMATQAAELALALAENRPLPDITHLFNPTLVRRHSVIAPPES; this is encoded by the coding sequence ATGGCGACGATTAAAGATGTAGCACGGCTGGCAGGGGTTTCTGTCGCGACGGTTTCCCGCGTGATCAACAACTCGCCGAAAGCCAGTGTGAGTTCACGCCAGGCGGTACAAAGCGCGATGGATTCGCTGAATTACCACCCGAACGCAAATGCCCGCGCGCTGGCGCAACAGTCCACTGAAACAGTGGGTCTGGTGGTGGGCGATGTTTCTGATCCGTTTTTTGGCGCAATGGTGAAAGCCGTTGAACAAGTGGCTTCCGCCACAGGCAATTTCCTGTTGATCGGCAATGGCTACCATAACGAAGAAAAAGAGCGCAAAGCCATTGAGCAACTGATGCGCCACCGCTGCGCAGCCCTGGTGGTGCACGCCAAAATCATTCCTGATGAGGATCTCACCTCGTTGATGCAGCAAATGCCGGGCATGGTGCTCATTAACCGCATTCTGCCTGGTTTTGAGCAGCGCTGTGTGGCGCTCGATGACCGCTACGGCGCCTGGCTGGCGACACGCCATCTTATTCAACAAGGTCACACACGCATTGGTTACCTCTGTTCGAACCACGCGATTTCCGATGCCGACGATCGTTTGCAGGGCTATTACGACGCGCTGAAAGAGAATGGTTTGCCGTGTAACGACCGGCTGGTGACATTCGCCGAACCGGACGAGAGCGGCGGCGAGCAGGCGATGACCGAACTGCTCGGGCGCGGGCGCAATTTTACCGCCGTGGCCTGTTATAACGATTCAATGGCCGCCGGGGCGATGGGCGTGTTGAACGATAACGGCATTGACGTGCCGCGCGAGATTTCGTTGATTGGTTTCGATGATGTGCTGGTGTCGCGTTATGTTCGCCCGCGCTTGACCACCGTGCGTTACCCGATTGTCACCATGGCAACGCAAGCGGCCGAGTTAGCGTTGGCGTTGGCGGAAAACCGTCCGTTACCGGATATTACCCATTTGTTTAACCCGACGTTGGTGCGACGCCATTCAGTGATTGCGCCGCCGGAGAGTTAA